CATGGAGCCGGGCGTCCTGGCCGGGGATTACGTGGTCGCGGACAGGTTATGCTATCAGCATCAATCTCCGCAAAAAGGCGACGTCATTGTGTTTGTATACCCGGACGACCGGAGCAAGGTGTTCATGAAACGCGTGGCGGCCCTTCCCGGCGATACGGTAACGCTTCCGGGAGGCAGATCAGAGAAAGTTCCCCACGGGAGGATTTTTGTCATAGGGGATAACCAAAAGGACAGCCTGGACAGCCGCAAGTTCGGAACCGTCCCGCTTGCGGACGTCATGGGGAAAATCCGGGTGGTCTATTTTTCCAGGGGGGCGGAGGGGGTTCGTTGGGATAGGATCGGGAAGATTGTGGGGGCTGTTAAAGATGGCAATAGACATTGAAGCGTTTCATGTAAAAAAAGCCTCCGCCGGAAAGTTCGGCGGGGGCTTTGATATTTTCGGAAAAGATGTTCGGATGGAGAGCCGCAATGTGAGGCTGAACAACATGTCGCTCTGCGACCCCGGCAGGATACTGCTCTGCCGGGGCTACCCTTGGACCAGAGGCGTTTTAGACTGGGCGTCAACAACGCCCCTCATCTTGTTTCATAGGTTCGAATCACATCACCATCTTCATCGATCACAACAGCCAACATGAAATGATTCTCCCTGTAGATAAAGCCGTTCCCATTCCTTGAAAAGTCATTTTGTTACGTTGAGCGCAGCCCGGATTATTCGGTAAACGTTATTGCCAGTCTTAGCATGTCTTTGAGTTGAATCCCGTCTTCATAGATGGGCTCCTCGTAATTCAGCAGGAAGAAATCCTTATCGATGGAATCCACCCGGAATCCCTCGCGCTGATAAAAAGCCAGTTGATACCCGAAGGTTCCCGTTCCAACTTCCAGCCGCTCAGCCTTTGCGTCGCGAATGGACAGAATGACATGCTGCAGCAATTTTCTTCCAATGCCCTTTTGTTGATGCTCCGGAGCCACCGAGATATTCATCAGCTCATTTACTCCCGGTGCAATCGGCTGCACAATGCAAACCCCGACGGATTCTTCGTTCAATGTTGCGACAAAGCACCTGGAACGGTTTAAATAGCCTTTGACCTTAGATATGGAAGGGTCCGCCTGAAGAAGCAAATCCATGGGCGCTTCCGACGGAGCCGTTTCTTTAATTTGGATTGAATCAATCATGTTTAATCACCCTGCTCGCACTTAAAAATGTTCACTCCCCCATTTTTTCGTACAGCCAGGGGGTTTCGTTGGGCGAGGCGGGCGGGCATTGTTGAATGATGTCCAGGCTGTCCTCCCGGTTCATGGGGAATTTTTCCGGATTCTTGGCTTTGATGGCCGCCGCGATTTTATTGGCGTAGCAGGTGTTTCCGGGTTTGTGGAATTTTTTGCTGGTTTCCTCCCAGATGTCGGCCAGGGGGCGTTCCAGGATATTGCCCAAGGACAGCATGGTGAAGTCGCAGGGGCACACATTGCCCTGGGAATCGATGAACATATAATTGTAGCCTGCGCCGCAACCGTAAAAATGCTTGCTTTCAAAATAGTCGTAGGCGAACACGCCGGGCAGGCCGGGGGTCTTGGTGCTTTGCTTTTGAATTTCAAAAATGGTTTGGACGTTTTCCCTGGTCAGGAGGTCGTCCGGGTGCTCGGTCAGTTTTCCGGCCAGGATGGGCGAAGTCAGGCGCATGTCGTTAACGCCGATATGCTTGAAAAAACGCATGACCTTGAAGATTTCCTCGCGGTCGCTCACAAGCTCCCGGCTGGGCACAAAGGAGACCGCCGTGTAAAAGCCTTCAGACTTGAACAACTCAATGGCCTTGAGGGCCGTGTCGAACATGCCTTTGCGGTTTCGGCCTTTGTCGTGGATCTCCGGCGTGTAATGATCCAGGCTGATGACCGGAATTTTCAGCCCCGCCTTTTTCAAATCCCGCACCCTCTCCCGGGTGAGTTCAAACCCGGTGGTGAACATGATGGGCATGGAGCGTTCGTCGATGGAGGCGATGATCTCCTCCAGGTCCTTGCGCAAAAGGGGCTCGCCGCCGGTGAGTCCTATGACGCTGGCGCCCAGGTCCTGCACCTGCTTGATGGCGTTTTTCATGACGTCCAGGGTGAGCTTGTCCTTTTTATCGCGATCCGCAAAGGAGCAGTGCCAGCAGTTGCAGCAGCATTTGGCGGTGACGGCGAAGTTGGTCACCACAGGCCAGGGCTTGTTTTTAATGATGGATCGAAGCCCCTGCAAAAACCGGTCGTAGGCCGGGGAGGGAAAATAGGGCGTGAAGGTGTTGGAATAATATTCGCCGCCCAGTTTGGTCAGCTTGCTTTGTCCGGAAAGATGGTTCAAAGCCAGCTTCTGCTTGATGGTCATGCCTTTCAGCTCCGGGTGCATGCCGATTTTCAGGTTGGCCGCCAGGCGCCGAAACCCGTAAAGCTGCTTGCCGTTCATGGGTGTGAATTCCATAATCCCCTCCTTGTTTTGCGCCGTACATCCATGGGTTGCCAATCAAAAGCCTTTTGAGGTACATATCATATAGAGGGGATTATTTCATGCCTATTCCTCCGTCCATACTCTTCCTTGTCTTGCGTTTTAACCCCTATTTTAGATGCGGCTGAATCAAGGTTTGGACCGGGTTCAGGACGTGCTGATGGGTTTAATCGGCTCGGATAGCAAGGACGGCGTGGAGGTTTTCTTGTCCGACGCCGCCCTGTTCCTGGAAATGATGGGCGTAACAACGATCGCCTGGCAATGGATGGTCCTGGCCGCCAGGGAAGGGCTGGAAAAGGCCAAGTCCGCCTCGGAGAAAAAATTCCACCTTGGCAAAATCCATACGTTCCGGTACTTTTTCGCCTATGAAATGCCCAAAACCAGGGCCCTGGCCACCCGGCTGATGGATTCCGACCCCATTACCGTGGAAATGCAGCCGGACTTTTTTGAGGACTAAGGAACGGAGAAAAGATAAAAGAAAACTGCGCCTCCGGCGAGAAAATATACGAGCAAAAGATTAACTGCGCCTCCGGCGGCAAACTTTTTGAAAAAAGTTTGATCAAAAACCTTTCAATGGCGCTTCGCGCGGGGAGTTGTTCAACGTAAGGCAGAAAGCAGGAGGTTGTTCCGCAACGAATTTCGGCGCGTGATCCTTATCTCTTGCGTCTTATCCGGCAATTGAACAAAAGACACTGGATTCCGGCTTGCGGGACGGTCCTAAAAAGCGGACCGTCCCGCAAGCCGGAATGACCGGTGGTTGAACTGCACGCATAATACATAAGACCGAGCCGCCGCGTCACATCCCTCCTGTGATTTCCGGGGACATGAACTTATCTCCCCGATAGTCATACAATTCACCGAGCATAAGTATGGAGATAAGTATCGTGTCCCCGTGAAATCGTCCTCTCCAAGTGCCGGACTTGAAAAAATTTCGAGGGACACGATACTGATTTCAACGATCTTCACTGGCGGCTTCCGCCGATTTTGCAGAAATCAGTTCATGTCCCTGAAATTCCCCAACGGCTTTTTTCATCACGCGATAGATAACCTGAAAGTGTGAATCAATCCAAAGGCTGTAGGTCTTCCATGGCGTCCAGGGTGGATTGAAAGTCCGTCACGCCTGCGTCGCTGCCAAGGCCTGTGGCCACCAGGGCGGAGGTGGCTGTTGCAAAGCGGCAGGCTTTTTCCGGGTCCCAGCCCTGGGCAAGGCCGGCGGCGAATCCCGCGCAATAGGCGTCTCCGCAGCCCGTGGTGTCCAGCACGTCCACCTTCAAGGCCGGGATGCGGGTTTTGCCGCCGTTGGCGTAAAGCAGCGAGCCTTTGGCGCCGTCCTTCAAAATGCAGGCCTTGGCGCCCGCGTCCATATAAAAAGCGGCGGTGTCGTCGGCATTGGACGTTTCGGCTACTTCCATGGCTTCGTCCAGGCTTGGCATGAAATAGTCCACATAAGGCATAACCAGCTTGAGAGCGTCCAGGCTTCCCGGGCCGGGGGTTATGAAGTCGCAGGTGATCACGGCGCCGTTTTCGGAAGATTGCTTGAGGACTTCGGCGCCCGGGCCTCCATCCAGCATGAGCATGGTCCCCACCCCGCCCCAATGGACGAAACGGCTGTTGACGATGGCGTCAATGCGGGCCTGATCCAGTTCCAGCATGACCGATGCGCCGATGGCGTGGAAGTTGGGCCGCTGCCCGTCCGGGGCCACGGCCAGCATGGTGGCGGCGGTGGGCATGTCGGTCCTGCGCTGAAGCAGGGAGGCGTCCACGCCGTTGTTTTTCAGCATGGTTTCCAGGATGAATCCCATGTCGTCGCTGCCAATGGCGCCCACCAGGGCGGTTTTCAGGCCGTACTTGGCGCCGATCACGGCCGGGCCTGCCGCCGTTCCGGCGGCGGTAATGCGAATCTGCTCAATGATTTCAGTTTTGCCTCCCGGCGGAATCTGGCTGATGCGCCGCCCCAAAATATCCAGGATGGTAAGTCCGGTGCAAACATAGTCGTAGACTTGGCTCATGATGTTCCCCCCTTTTTGATAATGATTCGAATAAATTTCTTACTATTTCAATCAGTCGTAAACCAGGGCGTCGGAAAATTCAAGCAGGTCGTTGGACAGATAAGCCTGCATCTCAGCCAGGGCGCGGGGCGTGCGCGGATCCTTGGCGGCGCGATAGGCGATGAGCCTTTGCTTCAAATATTCCCGGGTCCAGGGATGATTCGGACCGAAGGCGCCCACGGCTGCCAGGGCTTCCTCAAAGCCGACCACTTGCGCTGCGGCCAGTCTTGTTTCCAAGCGCTGCTCCTCCGCCTGCATCAGGCAAAACGGATGAGCCGCCACGGCCAGTATCCTGGCGGCTGCATTTGCATCTTCCCGGGCCAATTCCTTTGCCAGATCCAGCCCCCATTGCACAGCGACGGGCCACGTCCAGGGATGAGTGGACATCCCGGAGAACGCCTTTTCCAAAGAGCCCAAAGCCTGTTCCTTTTGGCCTGTTTTCCAATAAAATTCAGCCCGGATAATATGTGAAGCATCGGGCCATTGCCCATCCATTTCAGAGCACAGGTCCAAGGCTTTTTCATGCCCTTCAATTGCCAGGGCATGGGCGTTCATGGCGATTTCCAGGGGAGACTCAGGCTTTATATTCAAAGCGTTCCATTGGCTGAGGAAGCTCAAATAATTTTCCTGCTGAAAAGACTGGCAGGCCCGGACCATGGGCTCCAATCTTGGAGAGAACAGATCCGGCGAAAGGTCAGGGCTGTCCGCCAGGACGAACAATTCCACCTGCTGCCTTTTGATCCGGTGCAAATCCACGTTTCCCCGGGCGAAAAAGGGCTTACGGTAATGCTCCCGCTCTTCCGCGTCCTGCATGCCAATGACGGATTTGGGATCTATCCGCCCCTGAGCGCCCGCCATAATGGCGTAGGCCTGGGGCTGGTCGTCCCGGCTGGTGATTCCGTGCCAGATCGCCATGCCGGACAGCATGCGGCTGAACCCCGGCCCGGCCAGATAGCGGCTGAACAGGCCTTCCAGGCCGGACGTCCCCCACACGGCGGTCATGGCCGAAGTGTATGGCTCCGCCGCAAGCCTGGCGCGCAGGGCGTCTTCGTTAAACGAGACCGCCTCTTTGGAGCAAACCAGAAACAGGACGTCGGGCTGGGGCCTAAAGGTGTGCACGTGCGTGAACGCCTCCCCCAAAGCGCCGTAGATGGATTGCAGGGCGATGGGGTCGATGCCCCGGATGGAAATGGAAAGATTGAAGACGCCTCCGGGGGCGAGCCTGCGGGCTGCCAGTTGGAAAAACTCCGCCGTGTACAATCCGGGATTGGAAGCCAGGGGCGCGGCCTGGCCTTTTTGTACGATCAAATCGTACCGTCTTTTCTTAAAACGCAATACGGGGGCGAACTCCGCCATCTGAACTTGCACCTTGGAGTTTTCAAGGACGTTAAGGTTGGCGGGGCCGCAAAGCCGGGCCATTTCCAGGCTATAAGGGTTTTGCTCCGCAACGAGGATTTCCTGAATCCCCCTCTCTTTGACCAGCCAGCCGGGCGTGACGCCGGCGCCCAATCCCAAAATCAGGGCGGATTTGGGGCTGGGATGCAGCGCAGCCGGAACCAGTCCGGCCATGACATCCCTGGAAGCGTCCCAACGCACGTTGACTCGGGCTGCGCCGTTTTCCAAAAGTTCCAGGCCGTCCCCGGCCTTGATCGCCGTGGCGCCTTTGGGGCTGTGCGCCTCCCATTTGACCTGCCTTCGCACGGTGCGCATGTTGTTCAAGATGGAATTGAAATCCTGATTTTGAAGGGCGGCGATTTCGTTTAAGGGATCATGCTGGGTCCAGACCGTGGAAGGACCGGGCAGCCTGAACATCATCAGGGACGTTAGGCCAAGAGCGAGAATCAGCACGAACGAGACTGGCTTACGATTCCCAGTTAAAAAAATAACGGAAAGAACACCTGCAAAAAGGATTGCCGCAAAACCGACGCCCCTGAATACGGAAAGCGTTGATACGCTTGAATAGCTTAAGCCGAAGGCGATCAGCAGGCCAAGGCCGGCGCCCATGGCAAGACATGCCGCGGCTTTGCCTTCCTGGACCGGAGAGGCGGCGGCTTTTCCTATGGATTGCAACCCGCATGCTAAATAACCGGCTGCGATTCCGGGAACAAAGACGGCAAGGCCTGATACAACAGTCTGCATGGCGTAATAATATGGCATGCCCTGGCTTTTGATGAGCCCCAAGGCGTCGGAGAGGATGGCAATTTTGTCCCCGGCGGCCCAGACCAACGCCAACCAGAATCCCATGATCCCCAGAGGCGCCGCAGCGCCGGCTGCGCCTTGGGAGTTGCGCAGGCGGAACAGGATGCATCCGCCTGCTGCGCCGAGCAAGAGGCAGCAAAGCGCGGTCAGGCCCGCCGGATAGGGAAGCGCAGACAAAGGCTGCATCATGCGAATCAGGCTCCATCCCACGATGGAAAGGCATGATCCCGCCGCCAGCAATAAAAGACCATGCCTGTCCAGCAGCCGGATTTCCTGGGGTGCGGGTTCAGATAAAGGGGACATTCTGGCCAGATTATTGGCTCCAATGGCGGTCATGACCAGAAAGACCGCCGGAATCCACAACCCAGGCCCTGTGAGAGCGAGATTCAACCCAAAGCCCAATGCCAACCCCACGGCCGCGCCTGCCAGCCACACGCCTGAAAGCAGGCTGCTTTGCGGCCTGCCTCTTTCCAGCAGGGCCGCGGAAGCGGGAAGCACGGCGCCGGTCATCATGGCGGAAGGGGCGGCGGCCAGGGCTATGGCCAAAGCGCCTGCCAGAGCAGCGCCGCCGGGAAAGGCCCACCCGATTTTTCCGATTACGGGATACAGGGCCTTGATGGGCATGGTCCACAAAAAGGCCAGGGCTGCAAAGGCGGATAAGGCCAAAGCAAGCCGGGCCATGAATAACATGGGCGTAGGACTTTTTTGCACAAGGCGGTCGCCCAACCAGGCCCCCCAGCCTAAGAAAAGCAGCAGCATAGGAGGCGTTAAAATTACGGACGCCGCAAAGTCGGATACATAAACGGAAAATTGAAAATACAGGACCATGCACACAAAGGCGCCGCAAGCCGTCATAAGGCCGGCCATGACGCAGGCTGCGGGCAGCCTCCACCATGGGGCGGTTTGCACGCCGAAATAAAACGAAGCTCCGTCGGTTTTATGCTGGTCGGCGGTCATGGGGTTTTGGGGCTCCAATGTTTGAATTTTTGCAAATCGGCGGCGGCTTTGTTTTGCAGCGGATCTTCCACAAACCCGTAACAGGCCAGCCGATTGTCCAGGAAATCCAAATCCCACGGTACGTAAGGCTCAAAGGATTTCAGCACAGGCACGGCTTTGGCCTGATCCATGGCGAGCGCGGCGTACAACATGGTTTTTCTGCGGGATTCATCCGAGGCCATGCCGGCGAAAGGCGTTTCCAAACCACCCAAAATCTGCTTGGCGTAAGTTTTTCCTTCCTTGGAGAGCTGGGCCGCGTGCTCCAGGGCGGAGAACAGCTCCAAAGGATGGGCGATCCGATCCGTTTGCAGCGCAGCCAGGATGTCGAGCAAATCCTTTTCCGGCTTATGCAGCTCGCCGGTTTTCCAATGATAGCGCGCCCGGCAAATTTGGGCGCCCACAGGCCACAAGCTGTCCAGGCGATTGGCCTGCTTCAGGGCCAGGGGCGCGCCGTATTCGGCCAAAGCCATGCCCGAGGAAAAAATGTCCGCCGGATAGGGGGAATCTCTAAAAAGCCTCTCCTGCCGGGAGTAGTAAAAATGAACGTCGCCGTCCAAAAGGGCGTCATAAGACTCCCGCTTTCGTTC
The genomic region above belongs to Desulfatibacillum aliphaticivorans DSM 15576 and contains:
- a CDS encoding radical SAM/SPASM domain-containing protein; the protein is MEFTPMNGKQLYGFRRLAANLKIGMHPELKGMTIKQKLALNHLSGQSKLTKLGGEYYSNTFTPYFPSPAYDRFLQGLRSIIKNKPWPVVTNFAVTAKCCCNCWHCSFADRDKKDKLTLDVMKNAIKQVQDLGASVIGLTGGEPLLRKDLEEIIASIDERSMPIMFTTGFELTRERVRDLKKAGLKIPVISLDHYTPEIHDKGRNRKGMFDTALKAIELFKSEGFYTAVSFVPSRELVSDREEIFKVMRFFKHIGVNDMRLTSPILAGKLTEHPDDLLTRENVQTIFEIQKQSTKTPGLPGVFAYDYFESKHFYGCGAGYNYMFIDSQGNVCPCDFTMLSLGNILERPLADIWEETSKKFHKPGNTCYANKIAAAIKAKNPEKFPMNREDSLDIIQQCPPASPNETPWLYEKMGE
- a CDS encoding GNAT family N-acetyltransferase, which encodes MIDSIQIKETAPSEAPMDLLLQADPSISKVKGYLNRSRCFVATLNEESVGVCIVQPIAPGVNELMNISVAPEHQQKGIGRKLLQHVILSIRDAKAERLEVGTGTFGYQLAFYQREGFRVDSIDKDFFLLNYEEPIYEDGIQLKDMLRLAITFTE
- a CDS encoding acyl-CoA dehydrogenase C-terminal domain-containing protein, yielding MRLNQGLDRVQDVLMGLIGSDSKDGVEVFLSDAALFLEMMGVTTIAWQWMVLAAREGLEKAKSASEKKFHLGKIHTFRYFFAYEMPKTRALATRLMDSDPITVEMQPDFFED
- a CDS encoding carbohydrate kinase family protein, with amino-acid sequence MSQVYDYVCTGLTILDILGRRISQIPPGGKTEIIEQIRITAAGTAAGPAVIGAKYGLKTALVGAIGSDDMGFILETMLKNNGVDASLLQRRTDMPTAATMLAVAPDGQRPNFHAIGASVMLELDQARIDAIVNSRFVHWGGVGTMLMLDGGPGAEVLKQSSENGAVITCDFITPGPGSLDALKLVMPYVDYFMPSLDEAMEVAETSNADDTAAFYMDAGAKACILKDGAKGSLLYANGGKTRIPALKVDVLDTTGCGDAYCAGFAAGLAQGWDPEKACRFATATSALVATGLGSDAGVTDFQSTLDAMEDLQPLD